A stretch of DNA from Anopheles nili chromosome 2, idAnoNiliSN_F5_01, whole genome shotgun sequence:
TGGAACGCGATCCACTCCCTGGCTATCGAATCGGAAGTAAAAAACGTACTAAAAACATAAACTAGATAGTTGACAACTAATGCCAAAGGACGGGTATTATGgtgctaattaaaatttctcTACCCTGAACACACTGAACCCTTGCAACGGCTCGTCGATCAAAGGAGCGGAAAACAATTAACGGTGTACGTCGTTTTGGCTAAATGATTCGCAAAAATTGACTaatattcatttaatttgGATACTAATTTGAGATACGATTAGCGAAGCCAAGATCCATTTCAACTTAGACAAAAGCGAGAACAAATGTGTCTAGTGCAACGACTGCCTGCCTGATTCTAAACGGATGGATGGGAACATCAACAAGTCCACGTAGAAGTATGGTTACTTTTTACCTAAGATTTTGAAGGACAAATAAATAAGAGAACGGGTATGTAAAACACTCGTCACAACACCAATGCGTTAAAATTGTATTGACCTagtggaagaaaataaaaataaatgcacttTCTCTACTATAACATTGCCATTATTACAATCGCGAAATTACGAACTCTTTCCTTTCAAACTACTAGCTCACTAGATTTAGCTGTCCTCCGATTTATTGCGGAAATCAGATCagagaaagggaaaatgtgttttcaaacAATATTCCATTGGCTACGGACTTAACTTGAAGCTAAATCtcttttaaaaaattaattcaaaagaaaaaatgaggTTATTTCAAATACGACATTCTAAAGCATCTTGAATGGATCTAATTTTTAAACTAATAGCAAATACGATCTCTTCAACTAGATTTTAGCTGTCTTTCCTTCATGGGTGCTTCAAAACGTAGAAATCTAATAATGTTCTAATGTCTCAACACGCTTTTATCGTCATAAAACACTGCTCCCGTGGCCGTAAAATTGTACCTGCGGCAATGAACGATAGTATGATTGTTTAAATTTGCATCCGTGAGCCCTATATTAGGAGAAGAGGCAGATAATTTGTTCCCGATGCATAGCCATCCATTCGATTCACTCAATCAGATGCGAAAGGGCCTGTTCGCAGTGTGCCATCGTGCGgttcaaataaaaagaaaagaaacactccTTGGGGCATTGGCTGTCGTTTCCTTTCACCGTTCTCTGTCCTAAAATCGGCCTAACAACAACAGACTCGCGTTCCGTTCGTTCTGACACACCATTCGTTCCAAATATCGGAAAATAACTACGGATCGCTGTGGACCACCTCTTTGCTAGGTATGTgtggattttaatttcatgccGAAAGCACATGCAGAATTCTCACTTACTCGTTAGATTAATCCTATCCTCGCTACGGTATTTCCATCGCGCTGTCTGTGGAGGGGACCAGCCACAGGACACTTTTAACTCTGCCTGTTCGCTCCTcgttatatttatatgtatatatccTTGCCATGTCAGAGAACAACGGTGCCTTTCACACACGTGTGCCTGTGCTTTGTCACACCGCACAGTTTTCTCTGCACACATCCTCAACCGTTAAGATGACAGTGTAGTAATAGTAATGATCGTAATAATAATATATGCTTCTCTTAAAAATTATTAACAAGTCACAGCCAAACGATACGAAAGAAGGTTCCGCACACCTTCGCATCAAACCGCTTTTCTCTACCACcatctacacacacacaggacagacagacagacagacagacagacagacggACACAAGATCACCCACCTGTACCAACGCTGCGATCGAGTACTTAACGGGTACCTTTGCTTCATCGTAGCAACCCAGCGTATCACCGACTCcagcaccaaccaaccagcgcGACTCACTCCCGTGGTTCGGAAGGGACACCAAGCTTTTCACGTACTGTGGTTGTACGTGATGATTACGGGAAAACGATATGGATCTGCTAAACATGCGTGGGAGTTCTATTGGCAGTATCGGGTGAAGCACGCCACGCGCACTTGTCAGACGATCCGTACGGACGTAGGACGAACGGCAACGTACCTCCGTTCGTGGTTCGCAGTGTCAGTAGCATTCACAAGCAATAGCTGTAGTAGCACAGTAGCTGTAGTGATATATAGCAGCGCATTGTAGCTGGCAGTAAGTGCGCCCTTCTGGGAAGGACGTGGTGGCAGCCTTATTCTCGTGTGCGGTTGCATCCTGGCCGTGCAGACGAAGGCATGCAGCAGCGAGGCAGCATTGAAGGGAAGTAGCTCTTCGCGTCGTCATCCATTTGAAACTCAAAAAGTACTCCAGCGGGAAAAAACGCAACTAGAGCGTTACAAGCTCAATGCACGTGTTCGAGCTTCTGTCCTGTAGTGGTGGGTGTTAGTAGTATGTGCATTTTATGTATGCAGACACGAGATGCTTCGAAGATGTGGTTCCACTTTCTTCCGCCTTTCCACAGTAGTGTGTGTTGCCCTATCGAACTAGTATCTCTTGCAGTATTATGTGTAGGTTTACTTTCTCCACTAGTGTTTCGTTTCCCCTTAGCTTATTACTATTGTACACCCTACCGCTTaaatacacacgcgcgctttCTTGCTCCCGTTCTATACCCCCCGTGAACATCGTGCCCGAAAGGGCAGCGACGACGAATCATCCCCGGTGGTCACTATCTAAACTGTATAATGCTGCACTTATCGTATAGTAGTGGTACTCTCACTTTCCTCATCTCACAACACTCACAACACAGGTTACGCACAGCTCATACCGAATTGATagcatttcccaaccccctcAACGCTAATAACCGAACTGATTATCTACAGAAACGTTCTATTGCAAACTCCCTTTCTTAGCATTTGCTTTGTGTGTTTCCTAGCTTACAATGTTACAATGCAACAATATGGTTGGaggggaaggaaaatggaaaatatataaacaaaacAGGACCTAACACTAGCGAACTAAACTTAAAATTCTTCATGAGCTGCGTACTGTACACTTGTATACGAGGAGGAATGAAATATTGTTGCCTCTTTCTCTAaaatcgtgtgtgtgtgtgcttgcgaCCAAAcgtgaacgaaaaaataaacgcctaAGAACGCCCACCCATTATCCTTGGATGGGAGAATTTTGTGCAATGGCGACCGCGAGCGCAGGAAGGAGATTTGTTTCCCCCGGCCTCTGCACACCCGGCTCGGGGTGTGCGAAAGGTaaacgtaaaataaattaactctCTACGATAAATAGAATGTCGTCGTCGGGAAAGACGCTTCCGGTGTCCGggccgccgtcgccgtcggCACCGATGAGCCCCGCCAGCGGATGGTGGCTGTCGAAAAGGacacctccaccacccacagACGATACCCCCCGGTGAGCCTCGATGGTGACGGCGGCGGAGGACACCGTGCCCTACACTAGCTATACGTGGTCGAGCATTCCGACCGTGGAGAGCAGTCcgttggtggtgctgctgccattgctactactgctactgctgctactgctactgttactactgttgctgctgcttccacCGTTGCTGCTtgtgccgttgttgctgccgtttAGCGTGCCATTGGTGGTGACGCTGTTGCTGCCTCCGTTAGTACCGACCACGAGCGTGGTTACGGTGCCGTTGGTGTgaacttgctgctgctgttgctgctgctgctgctgtagctgATTcgactgctgttgctgaccACCCATCTGACTGAGCTGCACACCATTGCttacaccgacgacgacgatgttCGACGAGGTGGACGCCATTGAGGAAGCGTTCGGATTGTCCgactgctgatgctgctgctgctgttgctgggcgACCATTTCCTGGTGCCTAGCCAGCCCGACCGGTGGTATGTCTTGCACGTCCCAGATTTCCTCGAGGAAGCGTGGCAGCTTGCGGTTCTTCAGCTTCAGCGAGAAGCACATCTCGGAGTTCTGGTTGCCGAGCGTTCGCAGCTCGGTGAGGATCGACAGGAGTTTCGCGAACGTGACGCTACATTTCGGATCGCCACCGTGCCGGTTGAGGATGTAGACGCGCAGCGTGTCGATGTAGTAGCTCTGGATCGTCTCGACCAGCTCGGCTTTCTCTAGGCCGGGCCGATCCGAGAATATGACGATCGCGGTTAGCAGCGCGTACTCCACGTTGTCCACCGTGAGCGTGTACATCTGCCGGCAGAAGTGCAGCAGGTCCTCGATCGTGTCTGCCATGCCCGCCATCTTGTACGAGTCGCGCGTGTACGATCGGTTGTTGGCGAACAGGATCGAGTCGGTTTCGGCATCGTACCGACGGGCCATTCGCAACATCATTACCTCACTGGAGCAGGCCTGTATAAGGACAAAAAGAGGTGGAATTAAGCAAGCAGCACTTTGCAAATCAACAACTACGTTCTACCTTTAGTAACGTTATTTGATCCTCCTGCGGGATCTTGGTAAATGCTGGCAGTCCTTTCGCGAACTCCACGATAAGTTGTACTGTGAGAATGGTGATTTCTGTTATGTGCCGGAAGTGGATTTCGTGGGGATCTTCTTCCTCGTTGGGTGAGTTCTGttgaaaagcgagaaagagagagccgTTAGCTTATCGACAAGGATGGTTAGATCTCGCACACTGCTACTTACGATCATTATCCTCTTGAGATCTTCCTCCGACGGTTGCTCGTAGCCATCCTGGTACCATATGAGTTTGTAGATGACGGCCATTTGGTTGGCCGTCAGGAGAGGTATATTTCTTTGTCGGTTTTCGTTCAGCAGCTTCTCCGGCAGAAGCTGTCATCATTGGGTGGGTCAGTGTGAAATGGATAAAGCTAATTAttagacaaaaaagaacaaaaaaacacatgcttGCTCTGGAAACATACCGGTATCGCTGCGGTGGGCGGTGATTCGCACTTcatcagcaccggcagcagctcCGACTTGtagttgctgctgttcgttgTACTGACGGTGGTAGATGGGATCGTCTGCACCTTGTCCTTTTCCTTCTGGGCCTTCTTCTCCTTCCGCTTGATGGCGCACTGGTTCTCGGGCACGACGCACTCGGGCCGCATCCCCACCGCGAGGCACTTCTTTAGCCGGCACTCCTGGCATTTGCGTCGCATGTACATGTCCATCTCGCACGCGTGCCCAAACTTGCAGCAATACACGGCATTCTTGGTGACGCTGCGCCGGAAGAAACCTGACAGGATCGAGGGCATTAGAATCGGTCACACATCGTGACATCGTTGTTATTTGCAACTTACCCTTGCAGCCTTCGCAGGTGAGCGCGTTGTAATGGTAGCCGGACGCTCGATCACCGCACACGAGACAGAGTTCCTCCTGCTGGCGAGGCGTTGGGcctttcttctgttttttcgCCTCGCTGCCATCACCGGTGTAACCGTTGAGACTGCTCGAGGGGGACAAATCTTCACGTCCTGCAAAAAGGATGAGATGGGGAAGGAATTCATGAGTGAATGTGAAGACACCAAGCGAAACTCGATCGAGCGTTAGCTGTTTCGGGGAAGCTAATTAAAGATCGTATCTAATGGAGGGCGAAAATGTTTGACTGCTATTATCCAACGTGCGCCCTCTCTCTTCACGTGGTCCGTTCCCTTACACTACACTAACCAAAGGATAGCGCGAAACAGAATAAAACACGCAACCATCATTTCCAGGAACAATGTGACATTAAACTGCAATGTGTAATGGTTTCGTCAATTCTTGAgacgttgtgttttttttttgctctttaagTTTCGCTCAAACTCACGCACGAACAAATATGACGAAAAGAACACACCACCGCCGGGAAATGCAACGCCAAAGCATTTATCTTCGAATGCAATCGTATTCGGGAACTTGATAAGTCCGAACTGACGGTTGAGGATTCTCCTCCTGTGcgacttcttcttcttcctacTCGTCGCTGTAACAAAAATCCCatcgctccccccccccccacaaccGGTGAAAGACGTTTTAATTACCCCCGAAAAATGGTTTGCTCTTGAACTCGTTTTCGCGTGCTGTCACCGTTCGCAGCTTAAAACGGCTTTTCGCTTGACAGTTCGCGGGAATTAAGGAACTGCCTCCGCCGCGCTTGATGTTTATTACGGTTTATTATGCCCGACAATGGCCGCGCATGCAGAAAATTGCATTCGCAGCACAgtgaggaaataaattaaagtgGTACCAACGggacgagaagaaaagcaaagcagCATCTCATTATATCATGCGCAGATGTATTTATTGTGTCAGTCTCGGCTCGGTGCGGATATTAAACCAGCAACCGTGAAAGGTCGCACTGTCAGGAGGTGTTTAGGTGACGTCGTAAGACTCTCCCTTCTTTTCGGTTCACGTTTGTACTGAATTTTCGGTTACCTCCAGCTTCCGGAACCAGCCACAGCCACCTCTCGTCAGGAGGACGCGGGAtggcataataaaaaaaagtaaagcacAAGGACCTCGAAATCCGCGGCGTGCTTCGTTTTCGGCACCCCCCGGAGCGTGGGGCTACTGCACATTTCTCGATCGTGACCGCCGCGGGTGTTCCCGCAATCTGCAACTCACCCCCATCAAGGGGATTGGGGAAGCTCGGTTTTCTGGCGGCCCGTAAGGCATCCAATTAATTATAAACTGCATCGTATATCTTTCAGCCGCTGACACGCAAAGGTCGACGGGCGGGCGGGATGCATCATGCCGCGAAGGACTCGTGGTCTGGAATTTGCATCACCCGACGGCAGCGTGTGTGAGTTCTACGCTTTCGGGTTGTGGGGATTTTCCTGGCACATCTATCCGGACATCGGTCCCTGATTCAGCTTCTGAGAGGTCCACCGTGACTCACGCatgggtttgtgttttcgc
This window harbors:
- the LOC128721803 gene encoding ecdysone receptor-like, translating into MMKRRWSNNGGFTALRMLDESSSEVTSSSAALVMSPGMTMSPTSLGSPEYNDLELWGAYDENAYNGHSVLSNGNNNLGGGGCGAATANQLLMNGIMNGGNNLNGMMNGIGLGPGSVGPNGGAQASTNQIQQFVGNLINGMNHSQTIIPPLPSIIQNTIMNTPRSESVNSISSGREDLSPSSSLNGYTGDGSEAKKQKKGPTPRQQEELCLVCGDRASGYHYNALTCEGCKGFFRRSVTKNAVYCCKFGHACEMDMYMRRKCQECRLKKCLAVGMRPECVVPENQCAIKRKEKKAQKEKDKVQTIPSTTVSTTNSSNYKSELLPVLMKCESPPTAAIPLLPEKLLNENRQRNIPLLTANQMAVIYKLIWYQDGYEQPSEEDLKRIMINSPNEEEDPHEIHFRHITEITILTVQLIVEFAKGLPAFTKIPQEDQITLLKACSSEVMMLRMARRYDAETDSILFANNRSYTRDSYKMAGMADTIEDLLHFCRQMYTLTVDNVEYALLTAIVIFSDRPGLEKAELVETIQSYYIDTLRVYILNRHGGDPKCSVTFAKLLSILTELRTLGNQNSEMCFSLKLKNRKLPRFLEEIWDVQDIPPVGLARHQEMVAQQQQQQHQQSDNPNASSMASTSSNIVVVGVSNGVQLSQMGGQQQQSNQLQQQQQQQQQQVHTNGTVTTLVVGTNGGSNSVTTNGTLNGSNNGTSSNGGSSSNSSNSSSSSSSSSSNGSSTTNGLLSTVGMLDHV